The Trichoderma breve strain T069 chromosome 2, whole genome shotgun sequence DNA segment GGCTTGATACCTTCAAACACGAAAAGTGGCAACTTTGGTCCATAATCTCTTGGGCAAGCTCACAACACCATGATACCTGGAATCCATCTTTCCATACTCATTAATCTCTCCTAGacctttctttctccctccgCTCCTCTCTTCAAATAATACCAGCAAAATTCACACCAGGTCCGCGGTTTACAATCCCTGAATAGCACTATTTGCAATACTTCTGAAAGGCTCAACCTTCACTTCACTTGAAGAGACGCTCATCCAAACGACTAACACCACGACTCAGTCATCAGTTcatccaaggaagagaagctacTCTGAATTTCAGTATCTACATTGTAAACAACGTACTTATACATCAAAGGGTAACCACCACGGAAAGAAACTTGCCATGCCTACAACAAGCAAGTCAATGAATGCATTGGAACCGAAATCTCCTTTTCGAACACGACTTGGTGGGTTGCCCACCCAAGAGAAATGCTGTAATTCAGTAATCACATCAAAAACGCCAGTTGATTGATCAAAACAATTGATTTATATGCAAATATAGCTATCCGTACACTACATAAAAACCACATATCAAACAACCAAGCCCATTGCGCCTGTAAAAAGCCAGTCTAGCGGCCCGTCGTGGTGAGCAAAACACAGTAGAGGCTTGCCCCCTTGACAATCATCATAATAGTATACGCATCTCTCGTTTCGTAGATGCCAATCATTGACccccttctttctctcccaaTTTTTCAGCTCAGAGAGCCCATGTTTTCATACATGCCATTACACTTAAATCCCCCTCCTCAAATCTCCAGAGTGACCTTCTGTCCCTTGACGCGGCCAATGACCTGGCTGGGGGCATACTTGGGAATGACCTCGTCGTCGTGCAGCATCTCAAACTCCTCAGTGGCGTCACGGCCCATGAAGTTGAGAATGGCGTTGACGCCACCGGGGTGCTCCTCGAGCCAGTTGGTCAGGTCCAGGACGACGCCCTTGACGACAACCCAGAGATCGTCCTTCGTGTTGTgcttggcaatctcctccatggTGTACTCCTTCTCGGGGATGGAGAAGgccttgggcttgctggaAGCCTCCTTGGCACcggcagaagaagcggcgGGCTTCTCGGCGACCTGGGCGGGAGCGGAGCCGGTAGCGGCGCCGTTGGCCCACTCGACGGTCAGCTTGCCGGGAGCAGAGGGGTCGAGGTGCAGAGAGATCTGGCCCAAACGCTGAGCAGCGCCGGCGGTGCCCTGGAGGGCGTGCTGGAAGAGGTagctgctggcgctgtcACCGGCAACACGGCCGTAGACGACGCAGCCAAGCAGTGAGGAGCCTCCGAGACGGTTGGCACCGTGGACACCACCAGCCAGCTCACCACAGGCGAAGAGACCCTCGAAAGGCTGCTTCTCCTGGTTGAGGACCTGGGCCTTGTCGTTGATCTCGACACCACCCATGGTGAAGTGGAGGACGGGCTCCATGAGAGCGACGTGGAAGTCGTCGTTGATGTCGACGGGCAGGTTGTGGAAGAATTTCTTGCCCCAGGGGTCCTTCTGCTTGCCGTCGGCAATAGCGTTGTAGGTCTGGAATGTCTTCTGGAGGTGCTCAGGAGTGCAGCCAATCTCCTTGGCGAGCTGCTGACCAGTGATCTTCTTCATGAGGCCACGGCCAGAGTAGTGGCGAGTGTGGAAGTCCAGGACGTTGGAGGCCTTGGAGTTGAGAACGAGGCGGATGGGGAACTtgcccttgtccttctccttccaCATCATGCCGGAGACGTAATCACGGTGGCCGAGCTCGTCGCAGAATCGGTCACCATCGCCGTTGAGAAGGAGACCACCCTCACCACGCAGGGCCTCAGCGGCCAAGAACTTCCACTTGTTGCCGGGGTCCTTGGGGTCGACGAGACCAGTGGGGTGGACCTGGACCTTGTCCATGTCGATGCCGTTACCACCGATAGCCATGATCATCTTCTGGCCATCACCAGTGGCGTGAGTGCCGTTGGTGGTAGCAAGGCCCATTAGCTCAGGACGGTGCTTCTGGAGCAGAGAACCATCGCCAAAGTCGGCGGCGTAACCACCGGtggcgaggatgacgggGCCATCCACGCTGGCGGTCTCGCCGTTCACCTCATAGGTGACACCAGTGACCTTGTTGCCCTCCTTGTTCAGGCTGGTAACGCGGGCCTTCTTGATGATCTCAACGCGGTGGGgctcggcctcggcaagCTCCTCGATGCGCTGCATCAGAGCGTAGGTGATGGCCATACCGGGGAATTTGGCATCGTGGCCTCGGTGGGTTCGGGGCTGGGAGTGACCACTGGAAACCAAGTTGTCAGTTGAATTGGTCCGCAAAGTCAAAGTAATCAAACCAAGCCATGGGAGCAAAACTTACCCAAGTCGGGAGACGAGCGTCAGGTCGAGGTTGAACACATCCTGCAGCCACTCAACGGCAGCAGCGGACTTGTAGGtgagaaccttgatgagGTCCGGGCGAGCCTGGTCACGAGCAGACTTGAGGGTATCGTCGTAGAACTGCTTGACGCTGTCACGGATGTTGTGATCGACCTGGGTGCGGGTCAAGGCACCGTTGATACCGGAGGTAGCCTTGGTAGAGTTACCACCGAAGAAACCTGGAGCAGAAAAGTCAGCATTTCATACAGCTTTTGCTGGAGCCTCTCGCGATTTCTGCGATGCGAGGACTGGCCCAGGATTGCGCTGTTCAGAATGGTACTCACCCTGCTTGTCGAGAACCACGACGTTGCCACCGGCAAGGTAGATAGTGTGGGCGGCAGACAGACCAGAAACTGCAATGGCGAACGTCAGCAAACTGATGGTCAAACCCGAATCTCTTCCCGCTGTCGCGCATCTGCCCAGCTCGTCCGCGAGGACGAAAAGGAGCAGCGGCACAAAGAACAGGCGGGAGACGATGCAATCTGGGGCTACTTACGGCCGCCACCAACGACAATTACTCTGGGAGCCATAATTGTGACGTGTAGAAGTTTTGAGGAGGTGGATGAGGGCAGAAAGAAAGACGGCGCgcggagaaagagaaaaggggggtatacagatggatggagagaaagggaAGGGAATGGAGAatgaaaagaggaagaaaaagaagagaatcaGGACCAGATCGCGGTTCGACTTTGGAGTTTAAGAATAAGGGAATGGATGGGCATGAGCTCCACGCCGAGGGCGGTAGTGAGCCGAGGCAACCTTGGGGTGGGTAAGCCGCCCGAGcaggtactccgtaattTGGGCgcgtacctgtacttgtgcAGCATGGCCGCGGCGAGGTTGTTGCTGGTTGGTAGTGGGGAAGTAGGCGGTCGATAGCCCACTCTGCCCACTGAAGCCTGGGGCCGGGGGAGGCGTCGAGTAGCTGTACATTGGCTACATTCCCCGGGGCTGGTGTTCATCcgcaagcagcagctacaGGAGATGGCCCCTCTGTCAATACTATGATGtctggtactcgtaccatTTGACTAGAAGCAAACATGGAGCCAGATATTTTCTATCTCGGCCCGGACTGCCCAATTTTGCAACTGGATCCTTACAATAAGCTGTCTTTTGAACGGTATCGGTACTCCGTTGTGCCTTTAGTGCTTCATCACCCCACTAAACTACCCCAAGCGCACTGCCAAATCAGAGCCTAGGCTTTTGTAAACCTCCACTGGGGCACGTCCATTCGGCCAGCATATACCCGAAGATCCGGCTACCATTGGATCAGGAGGAAACACATTttggaagagcaaaaacCACAAAGAAGTGTTCTCCAAATGGATTCATGTAAAAATGAGAGTAGAGAGTATTTGTCTGGAGAGCCTCATGATTTTTGATCGGCAATGGACTGTCTTGTGTGGCATATTTGACGTGATGGGCGACTGCCGAGGCTATCGTCGCCCCAAAACCGCTTTGACGAGGTGCAATCTGTTCCAGCAGGCTGCTAGCATGCACTAACCAAGACGCGCTTCAACAAAGCTCACCTCGTAATTAATCCATAATTCATCCGTGCCAACGCCCATCTCCTTGTTCTATTCTTTGGCAAGACTAGATGATAAACTATAGAACATGCGATTCCACCAATTGATGATACATGACAATGTTCCCACGGCGCCAAACTACTAGCACAAGCCACCACGACCAAACCTTGCACCCACATGCTTTTCACATGTCAAGGTCGCAGAACATCAGCCAGCTGACCGTGACACCGAAACTGACATCACCGCGCTCATGTGTCATTTTCCCTCCTGTACACACGAGTAAGcctagtactcgtacatcaaGTGAACAAGCAGAAACAATGCGTACGAGTACCCCAAACCCCACACATAATAACTCCCAAATCCGGGGGGCCACACGGCGCAAGTCAGATGACggcttttctctttgccggCATCTGCATCGGTGAGCCGATTCCCCAGCCACGCTACGGGGTAGCCCCAGGCTCTCCGATTCTGGAGTTGCATTCTGTGCATGACccctttgctctttttctAGTCCATATTTTGCCCTTCAAAAACGACTTTCACATGAAAATCAATGCTCTCAAACATTCCCCCGTGACACCACGGCCTGGGCATTTATTCCCTGGAATCCCTGCTTGATTGTACCTTGAATTATCGAAATGAGGGGATACGCTTCTGGTACTAGGAACCAACTACTATACCGATTCTTTAATCCAGCATTGAACCAACCTCGTTACATTTTAAATCAAGGATGAGTGCAATAGTGGACGAGATGATATAGAATTACGGAGTAAATTCAGGTAGATTGTCCGTTGAGAGAAGGAGTGAACAATCGTCTCGCATCACGTGACCTCAAACATGCGCGAGAGATCCGTGCGGTTGATGAGGTGCTCAAGTGGAAGAACGCAGTAGATATGATCGATTCGCCTTGTCTtatcctttcttcttttctcttctgtgCAGTATTAGACCAATTGTCTTGTTTGAGTTCTGGTCagcgtctctctctcaaatACTTATTATCCAAGTTTAGAGAGTTCACCACCCCTTTGAGTCAATGTTGAGCCAACCTGCGGCAAAGATGTCCTGTCTGTATGAATACAATTGCGTAGAATTCCCTTTACGACTATATGTCTGTGCAGACCACACGATAGACAAATCTGCGTGCCACAGACTAAAGGCAAACTGCCATAGCCGTAGCAAGGAAATCGGCTGTAGAAGGAAAATTGACTAAGATCGCATCCCTCTGGGGCTGTGGGTTGGAGGCATGTGGGGCACGGATGCTGCCGACAGGTTTGAAGGTCCGAATAGATTGGATTCGAAGCCGGAAGGGAGTTTCTGGAATGATTAGTCGGGCAAGGCAACGCCTTAGCACGCACGTTGTCGATCGTGAAGCCCCGAGACAATCGGGAAATATTACCGTTACCAATCGTCATAAGGGAACGTCAGAGAAACTGAATGTAAGCCGATTCTATCAACAATAAGATAACATTGAGACTCAGTCAGGAGACTATCCAAGGATGTGG contains these protein-coding regions:
- a CDS encoding FAD binding domain-containing protein, translated to MAPRVIVVGGGLSGLSAAHTIYLAGGNVVVLDKQGFFGGNSTKATSGINGALTRTQVDHNIRDSVKQFYDDTLKSARDQARPDLIKVLTYKSAAAVEWLQDVFNLDLTLVSRLGGHSQPRTHRGHDAKFPGMAITYALMQRIEELAEAEPHRVEIIKKARVTSLNKEGNKVTGVTYEVNGETASVDGPVILATGGYAADFGDGSLLQKHRPELMGLATTNGTHATGDGQKMIMAIGGNGIDMDKVQVHPTGLVDPKDPGNKWKFLAAEALRGEGGLLLNGDGDRFCDELGHRDYVSGMMWKEKDKGKFPIRLVLNSKASNVLDFHTRHYSGRGLMKKITGQQLAKEIGCTPEHLQKTFQTYNAIADGKQKDPWGKKFFHNLPVDINDDFHVALMEPVLHFTMGGVEINDKAQVLNQEKQPFEGLFACGELAGGVHGANRLGGSSLLGCVVYGRVAGDSASSYLFQHALQGTAGAAQRLGQISLHLDPSAPGKLTVEWANGAATGSAPAQVAEKPAASSAGAKEASSKPKAFSIPEKEYTMEEIAKHNTKDDLWVVVKGVVLDLTNWLEEHPGGVNAILNFMGRDATEEFEMLHDDEVIPKYAPSQVIGRVKGQKVTLEI